The nucleotide sequence GCGCGTTGCGGAATCGTGTTCGATCCGGACATCATCCGGACCGAAGCAGCCCCGCGCCGACCGTTTCAAGGCTGGCGCTACCTGAAGCCCGAAGACAGTCCCGCCGATCTGCGCGCAACCCGCGAAAGCGATGATCGTCTACCGCCTGACTTGCAGGCCGCGCTTGCAGAAATCGGTGTCCGGTAGCAGCCGAAATCGAGACCGATCAAACGGCCTCGATCATCCGCATCATATCCGCCAGTCGCTCACGATCCGCTGAGGTCCAATCCGCCTTGCGCGATTTGAACAGTGTCGCCTGACTGCGATGGATCACCCCGTCCGACAGGATCTTCAGGTGGTTCGCGCGCAATGTTTCACCGGTCGAGGTAATATCGGCGATCGCTTCTGCCGCGAGGTTCTTGACCGTACCTTCGGTCGCGCCTTGACTGTCCACCAACTGGTAGTCGGCCACACCTTCCTGCTTCAGAAATTCACGCACCAGCCGGTGGTACTTCGTGGCGATCCGCAGTCGGAAACCATGCTCACGCCGGAAAGCCGCCGCTACCGAATCAAGGTCCGACAGCGTATCCACATCGACCCAGCATTTGGGCACAGCGATGATAAGGTCGGCATGGCCGAAGCCCAGATGTTCGACTTCGGCAACCTGACTGTCCCAGACCGCCAGTTTGTCGCGCACCAAATCCGATCCGGTCACGCCAAGGTGGATGCGCCCGGTGGCCAGTTCGCGTGGAATCTCACCTGCGGACAGCAGCACCAGGTCAACGCCGTCCATGCCCTCGACGCGTCCGGAATACTCGCGGTCAGACCCGGTGCGGCTTAGCGTAATGCCACGCGCACTGAACCAGTCGAAAGTCTTTTCCATCAGCCGCCCTTTGGACGGCACACCGAGCTTCAGGGTCATTTTACGTCTCCCGAGCAGCCAAGTGTCAGAAGCATTTCCGGGCGTATCACGCCGCCGACTGCCGGAATAGATCGCCCACCGCCCAAAACGCGTGTCAGAGCGTCGTAGCGCCCGCCAGTCGCCACAGGTGGCAGGTCCGGTCGAGTTACCGAATAAAAGCCGAAGACGAAGCCATCATAATATTCCAGCGTCGTGCGGCCAAAGCTTGCTTCGAAGTCCAGATCTCCGACATTGATGCCACGGGCTGACATGGCGTCAAGCCGTGCCTCCAGCCGCTGCACGGCATCGGCAAGCGCGGGCATGTCCACCGCGAGATCTCGCAGGTTTTCCAGAACCACCGGTGCCTTGTCTTTCAGGCCGAGGATTTCATCCAACAGTTCGACTTCTGCCGCAGGTAGGTTGGCCTCCGCTGCATCGGCACGCAGAAGTGTCAGGCGCTGGCGGATCTCATCTTCGCCACGCAGCCCGACGAGTGGCGTTCCGTCTGACAATGGATCGTGCCCTGCACTCAATCGGGCCAGCAATTCAGCCCTGTGGCTGGACAGCTTTCCGCGTCCGGCAAAGCGGTCCAGAAGCGCGCGGAAACGGCGTGGACGCCAGATATGGCGTAGTAGCGCGGCGCGGCGCGGATCGGACGTGGTGAGCCCGTGTACTGCCGCCGTCAGGATGCCGATGTCGCCTGTCGCGGCGCGCAGATGACAGGGGTCCAGAACGTCGCGAAACAGGGTGAAGACCTCTGCATCCGCGCGGGCGGGGTCGGTGCCATCAAAGATTTCCAACCCGACCTGCAAGTATTCGCTGGGCCGTTCGGGATCGATTTCCTGTTTGCGAAAGACCTCGCCGGCATAGGTATAGCGTGCAGGTTCGGCCCCGTTGGTCATATGCTCGGATACTACGGGAACCGTGAAGTCCGGACGCAGCATCATTTCGCCGCGCAGCGGGTCGTGGGTCACATAGGCGCGCCCGCGAATGTCTTCCCCGTAGAGATCCAGAAGCGTGTCGGCGGGCAGCAGGATCGGTGCTTCGACCGCGACCGCGCCGGTGCCTTCGAAATAGGCACGCAGGCGCGCTGCCTCGGCCCTTACGGCAGCAGGGGGCAGCATCATCTGGATTGCTCCAGCATCTTGCGGACCTCGGTAACCAGATTGGCGCGCGAGATTTCACGTTGCGCGGGTTGGGATTTCCATTCCTCAAGGCTCGCGTCTTCCGCGATCTTCGCGCCAAGGATCAGGTCCTTGATCTGAACGACGCCGCGTTCTGCTTCATCACCGCCCTGGATGACAGCCACCGGGGATTGCCGCTTGTCCGCGTATTTCAACTGGTTGCCGAAGTTTTTCGGGTTGCCCAGATACACTTCGGCCCGGATACCGGCAGCGCGCAATTCGCCGACCATAGACTGGTAGTCGGCCATGCGGTCGCGGTCCATGACCGTGACAACGACCGGTCCCTGCGATGCCGCGTCGATGCGGCCCTTGGCGCGCAACGCGGCCAGCAGCCGGTCGACGCCGATGGAGACGCCGGTGGCAGGCACGGATTGGCCCGTGAAGCGTTTGACCAGGTCGTCATAGCGACCGCCACCTGCGACGGAGCCGAATTGACGTGGGCGGCCCTTTTCATCGGTGATCTCGAAGGTCAGCTCCGCCTCGAAGACAGGCCCGGTGTAATAGCCCAGCCCGCGCACGACGGAGGGGTCGATGACGATCCGGTCGCCCTCATACCCTTGAGCGGCAAGCAGATCGCGAATTTCTCGCAACTCTCGAACGCCGATCATTCCGGTTTCAGTGCGTCCCGCTACAAGCTGATTTAGATTTTCTAGCGTCTTTTCGTTGGTCTCGGCGCGCGAAGTAAGAAAGCCCACTACTGCATCAATCTGATCCTCATAGAGACCAACCCCTTTGATGAATGCACCAGATTCGTCTAAACGGCCCTCGCCAAGCAGTTGACGCACGCCTTCAGCACCGACCTTGTCAAATTTGTCCATGGTGCGCAGAACGGCGTCCTCAACATCGAACCCGCGAATCTCGTTATTGGTGGCACCCTCTGCCCAACTCGGCTGTTTATGCGCTTCCATCAGTTCGAGCACCCCGTTCAGCACCTTGCGGTTGTTCACGCGAACGATGTAGTCGCCGCGCGGAATGCCCACGGCTTCCAGCGTATCCGACAGCATCGCGCAGATCTCGGCATCCGCCGCGACGGACGGCGCACCGACGGTGTCAGCATCGCACTGGTAGAACTGGCGGAACCGGCCCGGACCTGGCTTTTCATTGCGCCAGACCGGTCCCATCGCGTAACGGCGATAGGGTGTCGGCAGATCATTGCGGAACTGCGCGTAAACCCGTGCCAGCGGCGCGGTCAGGTCGTAGCGCAGCGCCAGCCAGTCCTTGTCTTCTTCCTGCCACGCGAACACGCCTTCGTTCGGGCGGTCGACATCGGGCAGGAATTTCCCAAGGGCTTCCACCGTTTCCACGGCGGAGCTTTCCAACGCTTCGAACCCGTATAGATGATAGACCTCGGCGATGCGGTCGAGCATGGCTTTGCGCTCGGTCACTTCCGTGCCGAAATAGTCGCGAAAGCCCTTTGGCGTTTCGGCCTTGGGCCGGGGCTGCTTCTTTTCTTTCTTGGCCATTGGGGCCTCCGCCGTGGTCGGTTTCGTCGCTCGTCTAGCGGATGCGGGGGCAGGGGGCAAGGCAAGCGAAACAGGGTTTTGGAGGGTGCGCAAGCCGTGCAATAGGGTTACACCAGCAGAGCCGAGGAAATTGCGGGAGCCAGCCATGACCGACGACACGACAGCGCCGCTTGAGGAAAAGATCGCCCATCTCGACCGGACGGTTTCAGAGTTGTCCGATATCGTCGCGCGGCAGGAACGCGAGATTGCCGTGCTGACCCGCCGTGTCCAGATGCTGATGGAGCGCGAAGCCGAGCGGGAATTCGACTCAGGTGGCTCCGTCCCGCTGGCCGATCAGAAGCCGCCGCACTGGTAGGCGGCGGCGTCCAGGTCAGCGACCGATACCCGCGTAAGTAAATCCGGCCTCTTCCGCGATCTTACGGCTGTAGACATTGCGCAGATCCACCAGGCGCGCGGTGTTCATGCCCCTGGCCAGACGGTCCAGATCCAGACCGCGGAACTCGTTCCATTCGGTCAGCAGCACAATTGCATCGGCGTCCGTGGCGGCGGCGTAGGCGTCGTCTTCCCAGGTGACACCGGGCAGCAGGTCTTCGCCCTCGCGCCGGCCTTGCGGGTCCACTACATGCACCTTCGCGCCCTTGCCGATCAGCGCGGGCACGATCGTCAGCGCGGGCGATTCCCGCATGTCGTCCGTGTTGGGTTTGAACGTCACGCCAAACACCGCGACCTTCATTCCCGCCACGCGCCCGTCGCACATGTCGAGCACCTTTTCGACCATCTGCCGCTTGCGGTCCTCGTTGATGGAGATGACCGTTTCCACGATCTTCTGCGGGCTGGCATGGTCCTGGCCGATCCGTGCCAGCGCGTTGGTGTCTTTCGGGAAGCACGACCCGCCATAGCCCGGCCCGGCATGCAGGAACTTCGGCCCGATCCGGCCGTCCATTCCCATGCCTTTGGACACGGCCTGCACATCCGCGCCGACCTTTTCGCACAGATTGGCGATTTCATTGATGAAGGTGATCTTGGTGGCCAGAAACGCGTTGGCGGCGTATTTGATCATCTCCGCGCTTTCCAGCCCGGTGTAGACGATGGGCGCGTCGCGCAGGGAAAGCGGGCGGTAAATCTCGGCCATTACATCCTTGGCGCGCTCGGATTCGATGCCGACCACGACGCGGTCGGGGCGCATGAAGTCTTCGATTGCCGCGCCTTCGCGCAGGAATTCGGGGTTCGAGGCTACGTCGAAATCGGCATCCGGGTTGGTTTCGCGGATGATGCGTTCGACTTCACGATTGGTGCCAACGGGAACGGTCGATTTGGTGACGATCACCGCGTAGCCCTTCAGGGTCTCGGCGATCTCCTTGGCGGCGGCATAGACGTAAGACAGGTCGGCATGCCCGTCGCCGCGTCGCGTCGGCGTGCCCACACCGATGAACACGGCGTCCACGCCTTCCATCGCCTCGGCCAGATCCAGCGTGAAACTCAGGCGCCCGGACTTGACGTTGCGGTCGAGCAACTCGTCCAGGCCCGGTTCATAGATCGGCACCTCGCCGTTCCTCAGCGCGTCGATCTTGTGCTGCGCCTTGTCCACGCAGATCACGTCATGCCCAAAGTCCGAAAAACAGACGCCGGAGACGAGCCCAACATAGCCGGTTCCGATCATTGCAATTTTCATGCCGTGCCTCTTGCTTGTGCTGGCCGCTAGTTATCCGTTCCTACACGGCAATCAAGGGCTGTTCTAGCGCAAGCGTGCCTC is from Qingshengfaniella alkalisoli and encodes:
- a CDS encoding UDP-glucose dehydrogenase family protein translates to MKIAMIGTGYVGLVSGVCFSDFGHDVICVDKAQHKIDALRNGEVPIYEPGLDELLDRNVKSGRLSFTLDLAEAMEGVDAVFIGVGTPTRRGDGHADLSYVYAAAKEIAETLKGYAVIVTKSTVPVGTNREVERIIRETNPDADFDVASNPEFLREGAAIEDFMRPDRVVVGIESERAKDVMAEIYRPLSLRDAPIVYTGLESAEMIKYAANAFLATKITFINEIANLCEKVGADVQAVSKGMGMDGRIGPKFLHAGPGYGGSCFPKDTNALARIGQDHASPQKIVETVISINEDRKRQMVEKVLDMCDGRVAGMKVAVFGVTFKPNTDDMRESPALTIVPALIGKGAKVHVVDPQGRREGEDLLPGVTWEDDAYAAATDADAIVLLTEWNEFRGLDLDRLARGMNTARLVDLRNVYSRKIAEEAGFTYAGIGR
- a CDS encoding ATP phosphoribosyltransferase regulatory subunit, producing MLPPAAVRAEAARLRAYFEGTGAVAVEAPILLPADTLLDLYGEDIRGRAYVTHDPLRGEMMLRPDFTVPVVSEHMTNGAEPARYTYAGEVFRKQEIDPERPSEYLQVGLEIFDGTDPARADAEVFTLFRDVLDPCHLRAATGDIGILTAAVHGLTTSDPRRAALLRHIWRPRRFRALLDRFAGRGKLSSHRAELLARLSAGHDPLSDGTPLVGLRGEDEIRQRLTLLRADAAEANLPAAEVELLDEILGLKDKAPVVLENLRDLAVDMPALADAVQRLEARLDAMSARGINVGDLDFEASFGRTTLEYYDGFVFGFYSVTRPDLPPVATGGRYDALTRVLGGGRSIPAVGGVIRPEMLLTLGCSGDVK
- a CDS encoding SlyX family protein, which gives rise to MTDDTTAPLEEKIAHLDRTVSELSDIVARQEREIAVLTRRVQMLMEREAEREFDSGGSVPLADQKPPHW
- the hisG gene encoding ATP phosphoribosyltransferase, encoding MTLKLGVPSKGRLMEKTFDWFSARGITLSRTGSDREYSGRVEGMDGVDLVLLSAGEIPRELATGRIHLGVTGSDLVRDKLAVWDSQVAEVEHLGFGHADLIIAVPKCWVDVDTLSDLDSVAAAFRREHGFRLRIATKYHRLVREFLKQEGVADYQLVDSQGATEGTVKNLAAEAIADITSTGETLRANHLKILSDGVIHRSQATLFKSRKADWTSADRERLADMMRMIEAV
- the hisS gene encoding histidine--tRNA ligase translates to MAKKEKKQPRPKAETPKGFRDYFGTEVTERKAMLDRIAEVYHLYGFEALESSAVETVEALGKFLPDVDRPNEGVFAWQEEDKDWLALRYDLTAPLARVYAQFRNDLPTPYRRYAMGPVWRNEKPGPGRFRQFYQCDADTVGAPSVAADAEICAMLSDTLEAVGIPRGDYIVRVNNRKVLNGVLELMEAHKQPSWAEGATNNEIRGFDVEDAVLRTMDKFDKVGAEGVRQLLGEGRLDESGAFIKGVGLYEDQIDAVVGFLTSRAETNEKTLENLNQLVAGRTETGMIGVRELREIRDLLAAQGYEGDRIVIDPSVVRGLGYYTGPVFEAELTFEITDEKGRPRQFGSVAGGGRYDDLVKRFTGQSVPATGVSIGVDRLLAALRAKGRIDAASQGPVVVTVMDRDRMADYQSMVGELRAAGIRAEVYLGNPKNFGNQLKYADKRQSPVAVIQGGDEAERGVVQIKDLILGAKIAEDASLEEWKSQPAQREISRANLVTEVRKMLEQSR